One genomic window of Massilia sp. KIM includes the following:
- a CDS encoding LysR family transcriptional regulator, producing MEATVLHAVIRANAQRTGPPARERGDALASSYAATYAGVLAFIAVAHEGSFARAAERLGIGRSAVSRSVQKLEDQLDTRLFLRTTRSTSLTSEGALFYENCRPGVERMLQAIEEMQDLRAGPPRGQLRVSAPVGFGRKVVAPLLRGFREQYPDVAIDFLLDDGAPDFIADRIDVAFRNGRLDDSQAIARQLIPMQMLVCGSPAYFARQGAPQRIEDLEEHRCINFRLSPNRMRDWEFKVDGQARNLLPKCGLSFNDAELVLEAVLQGEGLAQLPGYQADEHLRSGRLRACLTPYAPDERGHYICYQSRRHLPARVRVFVDYMIAAVRALKLHCVPGFDPELDAALDCA from the coding sequence ATGGAAGCCACGGTGCTCCACGCGGTCATCCGCGCCAACGCCCAACGGACAGGGCCACCCGCGCGCGAGCGCGGCGACGCCCTGGCATCCAGCTACGCCGCCACCTATGCCGGCGTGCTGGCCTTCATCGCGGTGGCCCACGAGGGCAGTTTCGCGCGCGCCGCCGAGCGGCTCGGAATCGGACGCTCGGCCGTCAGCCGCAGCGTGCAAAAGCTGGAAGACCAGCTCGACACCCGTTTGTTCCTGCGCACCACGCGCAGCACTTCGCTCACCAGCGAAGGCGCGCTGTTCTACGAGAACTGCCGGCCCGGCGTCGAACGCATGCTGCAGGCGATCGAGGAAATGCAGGACCTGCGCGCCGGCCCGCCGCGCGGCCAGTTGCGCGTGAGCGCACCGGTCGGCTTCGGGAGGAAGGTGGTGGCGCCCCTGCTGCGCGGCTTTCGCGAACAGTATCCCGACGTGGCGATCGACTTCCTGCTCGACGACGGCGCGCCCGACTTCATCGCCGACCGCATCGACGTCGCCTTCCGCAACGGGCGCCTGGACGACAGCCAGGCCATCGCGCGCCAGCTGATCCCGATGCAGATGCTGGTGTGCGGCAGTCCGGCCTACTTCGCGCGCCAGGGCGCGCCTCAACGGATCGAGGATCTCGAGGAACACCGCTGCATCAACTTCCGGCTCTCGCCCAATCGCATGCGCGACTGGGAATTCAAGGTGGATGGCCAGGCCAGGAACCTGTTGCCCAAGTGCGGCCTGAGCTTCAATGACGCCGAGCTGGTGCTGGAAGCGGTACTCCAGGGAGAAGGCCTGGCCCAGCTTCCCGGTTACCAGGCGGATGAGCACCTGCGCAGTGGCCGGCTGCGGGCCTGCCTGACGCCCTACGCCCCGGACGAACGCGGCCACTACATCTGCTACCAGAGCCGGCGCCACCTGCCGGCGCGGGTCCGGGTCTTCGTCGACTACATGATCGCGGCGGTGCGGGCGCTCAAGCTGCACTGCGTACCCGGCTTCGATCCCGAACTCGACGCCGCGCTCGACTGCGCCTGA
- a CDS encoding carboxymuconolactone decarboxylase family protein, giving the protein MTQRINYMEQSPELFKKFLEFNNTVKQASSIEESLRELVALRASQINGCGFCVDMHVKVARMHGERELRLHHVAIWRESTLFAPRERAALAWTEALTTLAPLGVPAELYDRVRGQLSEKELSDLTFEIMAINAWNRVNVAFTMVPGSYDAAFGLNKAGLA; this is encoded by the coding sequence ATGACCCAACGTATCAATTACATGGAGCAGTCGCCCGAGCTGTTCAAGAAGTTCCTTGAGTTCAACAACACCGTGAAACAGGCCAGCAGCATCGAAGAAAGCCTGCGCGAACTGGTGGCCCTGCGCGCCTCGCAGATCAATGGCTGCGGCTTCTGCGTCGACATGCACGTCAAGGTCGCGCGCATGCACGGCGAACGCGAGCTGCGCCTGCACCACGTGGCGATCTGGCGCGAATCGACCCTGTTCGCGCCGCGCGAGCGCGCCGCCCTGGCCTGGACCGAGGCCCTGACCACGCTCGCCCCGCTGGGCGTGCCGGCCGAGCTGTACGACCGCGTGCGCGGGCAGCTGTCCGAGAAGGAGCTCTCCGACCTCACCTTCGAGATCATGGCGATCAATGCCTGGAACCGCGTCAACGTGGCCTTCACCATGGTGCCGGGCTCCTACGACGCGGCTTTCGGCCTGAACAAG
- a CDS encoding cyclic nucleotide-binding domain-containing protein, whose translation MIFGFLKPPQMSPRLHRLKNSALFSSLTPLELKIVDGLMHERRYLTDEIVFDEGEEGQALYLLMSGRVRISRQHEGATQVVAELEPGGFFGDLALLDNSPRNAQARAIEPCEMAVFFRNDFLGLMETDAVIGYKISLALARHIGRRLREWMGTGRPQLEAL comes from the coding sequence GTGATCTTCGGTTTTCTCAAGCCCCCTCAGATGTCGCCACGCCTGCACCGCCTGAAGAATTCGGCGTTGTTCAGCTCGTTGACACCGCTGGAACTGAAGATCGTGGACGGCCTGATGCACGAGCGCCGCTACCTGACCGACGAGATCGTGTTCGACGAGGGCGAGGAAGGCCAGGCGCTCTACCTCCTGATGAGCGGACGGGTGCGCATCAGCCGCCAGCACGAGGGCGCGACCCAGGTGGTGGCCGAGCTCGAGCCGGGCGGCTTCTTCGGCGACCTGGCCCTGCTCGACAACTCGCCGCGCAACGCCCAGGCGCGCGCCATCGAGCCCTGCGAGATGGCGGTGTTCTTCCGCAACGACTTCCTCGGCCTGATGGAAACCGACGCCGTGATCGGCTACAAGATCTCGCTGGCCCTGGCGCGCCACATCGGCCGCCGCCTGCGCGAATGGATGGGCACCGGCCGCCCTCAGCTGGAAGCGCTATGA
- a CDS encoding TonB-dependent receptor, whose product MIKMSKMHKRVIAAHGAVLALSALPLAEAVAQSAAPELQTVTVTAQRRTENIREVPVSVTALKGEKLDVLISGGQDIRLLAGKVPSLNVESSNGRTFPRFYIRGYGNTDFNTFASQPVSLVYDDVVQENPILKGYPIFDVASVEVLRGPQGTLFGRNTPAGVVKFESEKPKLGKTEGYYNLSAATHNTVNADGAVNVPLSDKWAMRVSVLGQHRDDYVKNYSDTAKTRLRNELDGYNEHAERVQFLYNPGGSFNALINVHQRQTQGSARLFRANLIKKGSNTFADGTDLDSIVTNAQNFQRLKTNGANLRLSWDLGAVKLFSITGFEHVSDYYSRGDIDAGTPAGPGFIPFQVETGGFLSDLDQYTQEFRVESKSTGPFNWQAGVYYFNEDATGGQDNFNSDSGARTSRLISNQENKAWAAFASATYVINPAWTVRGGIRYTKDEKDFRTVFSENVVQIGPGSVSTSQDKVNWDLSATYKLTENVNLYGRAATGFRAPSVAAASASVPITVADSETIKSYELGVKADLFDRRARTSFSIYDYTVEDQQLTVVGGNSNVNRLINADKTKGKGAEFDFEAAVSSALRVSAGASYNYTQIRDGSLSVNKCAQCTVTDPLNAAGRVVINGNPLPQAPRWTINATARYGVPFRDGELYVFTDWSYRTKINFFLYEATEFTGAPLTEGGLRVGYIFGNGKYEIAGFGRNILDQRRITGAIDFNNLTGFTNEPRQWGVQFKGNF is encoded by the coding sequence ATGATCAAGATGTCCAAGATGCACAAGCGCGTCATCGCCGCGCATGGCGCCGTGCTGGCGCTGTCGGCCTTGCCGCTGGCCGAGGCCGTGGCGCAGAGCGCCGCTCCTGAACTGCAGACCGTCACGGTCACGGCCCAGCGCCGTACCGAGAACATCCGGGAAGTCCCGGTGTCGGTCACCGCGCTCAAGGGCGAAAAGCTCGACGTGCTGATCTCGGGCGGCCAGGACATTCGCCTGCTGGCCGGCAAGGTGCCGAGCCTGAACGTCGAATCGTCCAATGGCCGCACCTTCCCGCGCTTCTACATCCGCGGCTACGGCAACACCGACTTCAACACCTTCGCTTCGCAGCCGGTCTCGCTGGTGTACGACGACGTGGTGCAGGAGAACCCGATCCTGAAGGGCTACCCGATCTTCGACGTGGCCAGCGTCGAAGTGCTGCGCGGTCCGCAGGGCACCCTGTTCGGCCGCAACACCCCGGCCGGCGTGGTGAAATTTGAATCCGAGAAGCCCAAGCTGGGCAAGACCGAAGGCTACTACAACCTGTCGGCCGCCACCCACAACACCGTGAACGCCGACGGCGCCGTCAACGTGCCGCTGTCGGACAAGTGGGCGATGCGCGTGTCGGTCCTGGGCCAGCACCGCGACGACTACGTCAAGAACTACAGCGACACCGCCAAGACCCGTCTGCGTAACGAACTCGACGGCTACAACGAGCACGCCGAGCGCGTCCAGTTCCTGTACAACCCGGGCGGCAGCTTCAACGCCCTGATCAACGTGCACCAGCGCCAGACCCAGGGCAGCGCGCGCCTGTTCCGCGCCAACCTGATCAAGAAGGGCAGCAACACCTTCGCCGACGGCACCGACCTCGATTCGATCGTCACCAACGCCCAGAACTTCCAGCGCCTCAAGACCAATGGCGCCAACCTGCGCCTGAGCTGGGACCTGGGCGCGGTCAAGCTGTTCTCGATCACCGGCTTCGAGCACGTGAGCGACTACTATAGCCGCGGCGACATCGACGCCGGCACTCCGGCCGGCCCGGGCTTCATCCCCTTCCAGGTCGAAACCGGCGGCTTCCTCTCCGACCTCGACCAGTACACCCAGGAATTCCGCGTCGAATCGAAGAGCACCGGCCCGTTCAACTGGCAGGCAGGCGTGTACTACTTCAACGAAGACGCCACCGGCGGCCAGGACAACTTCAACAGCGACAGCGGCGCCCGCACCTCGCGCCTGATCTCGAACCAGGAGAACAAGGCCTGGGCGGCCTTCGCCTCGGCCACCTACGTGATCAACCCGGCCTGGACCGTCCGTGGCGGCATCCGCTACACCAAGGACGAGAAGGACTTCCGCACCGTGTTCTCGGAGAACGTGGTCCAGATCGGCCCGGGTTCGGTGTCGACCAGCCAGGACAAGGTCAACTGGGACCTGTCGGCCACCTACAAGCTGACCGAGAACGTCAACCTGTACGGCCGCGCAGCGACCGGCTTCCGCGCCCCGAGCGTGGCCGCCGCTTCGGCATCGGTGCCGATCACCGTGGCCGATTCCGAGACCATCAAGTCGTATGAGCTGGGCGTGAAGGCCGACCTGTTCGACCGCCGCGCACGCACCTCGTTCTCGATCTACGACTACACCGTCGAAGACCAGCAGCTGACCGTGGTGGGCGGCAACTCGAACGTCAACCGCCTGATCAACGCCGACAAGACCAAGGGCAAGGGCGCCGAATTCGACTTCGAAGCGGCGGTGAGCTCGGCCCTGCGTGTCTCGGCCGGCGCCAGCTACAACTACACCCAGATCCGCGACGGCAGCCTGTCGGTCAACAAGTGCGCCCAGTGCACCGTGACCGATCCGCTGAACGCCGCCGGCCGCGTCGTCATCAACGGCAACCCGCTGCCGCAGGCGCCGCGCTGGACCATCAACGCGACCGCCCGCTACGGCGTGCCTTTCCGCGATGGCGAGCTGTACGTGTTCACCGACTGGTCCTACCGCACCAAGATCAACTTCTTCCTGTACGAGGCCACCGAGTTCACCGGCGCGCCCCTGACCGAAGGCGGCCTGCGCGTGGGCTATATCTTCGGCAACGGCAAGTACGAGATCGCCGGTTTCGGCCGCAACATCCTCGACCAGCGCCGCATCACCGGCGCGATCGACTTCAACAACCTGACCGGCTTCACCAACGAGCCGCGCCAGTGGGGTGTCCAGTTCAAGGGCAATTTCTGA
- a CDS encoding MBL fold metallo-hydrolase — protein MFHLDDTVRPANQHREELVPSRYALQIGELDVLVISDGVLPLPATTMATNVDPAELATWLDNNFLPHEGFDWPLNVMVVRSGERIILIDAGLGNQFAGFPRAGQFPARLEAAGIDLAKVTDVIITHMHMDHVGGLLVEGVKERLRPDVRIHVTETEVKFWDLPDFSQTVMPQPVPDVLRSTAAAFIKAYRDKLQVFKDKVEVAPGVSARLTGGHTPGHCVVDLESEGERLTFAGDAMFPVAFDNPEWHNGFEHDPVEAARVRIDLFREMAANGGFLVATHLPFPSVGRVAADGDAFRYVPVIWDF, from the coding sequence ATGTTTCATCTCGACGATACCGTCCGTCCCGCCAACCAGCACCGCGAGGAACTGGTCCCGTCCCGTTACGCCCTGCAGATCGGCGAACTCGACGTGCTCGTGATCAGCGACGGCGTGCTGCCCCTGCCTGCGACCACCATGGCGACCAACGTCGACCCGGCCGAGCTGGCGACCTGGCTGGACAACAACTTCCTGCCGCACGAAGGCTTCGACTGGCCGCTGAACGTGATGGTCGTGCGCAGCGGTGAACGCATCATCCTGATCGACGCCGGCCTCGGCAACCAGTTCGCCGGCTTCCCGCGCGCCGGCCAGTTCCCGGCCCGCCTGGAGGCGGCCGGCATCGACCTGGCCAAGGTCACCGACGTGATCATCACCCACATGCACATGGACCACGTGGGCGGCCTGCTGGTCGAAGGCGTCAAGGAGCGCCTGCGTCCGGACGTGCGCATCCACGTCACCGAGACCGAAGTGAAGTTCTGGGACCTGCCGGATTTCAGCCAGACCGTCATGCCCCAGCCGGTGCCCGACGTGCTGCGCTCGACCGCGGCCGCCTTCATCAAGGCCTATCGCGACAAGCTGCAGGTCTTCAAGGACAAGGTGGAGGTGGCGCCCGGCGTGAGCGCGCGCCTGACCGGCGGCCACACCCCGGGCCACTGCGTGGTCGACCTGGAATCGGAAGGCGAGCGCCTGACCTTCGCCGGCGACGCCATGTTCCCGGTCGCCTTCGACAACCCGGAATGGCACAACGGCTTCGAGCACGATCCGGTGGAAGCGGCGCGCGTGCGCATCGACCTGTTCCGCGAAATGGCGGCCAACGGCGGCTTCCTGGTCGCCACCCACCTGCCCTTCCCCTCGGTGGGCCGGGTCGCCGCCGACGGCGACGCCTTCCGCTACGTCCCGGTGATCTGGGACTTCTGA
- a CDS encoding SDR family oxidoreductase produces MKIVVIGGSGLIGSKLCAILRARGHAVQSASPGTGVNTVTGEGLDGALRGADVVVDVANSPSFETQAVLDFFDASGRNLLAAEARAGVRHHVALSVVGTDKLEESGYFRGKLLQEKLIREAGIPYTIVRATQFMEFLGGIAHSGTEGGTVRMPPASLQPIAADDVAEAMADAALAAPVNGVVEIAGPERQSMGEMIGRYLRATGDERPVVTDDDARYFGARLDDDQLVPHGQARLGKIGLDAWLARQGAGN; encoded by the coding sequence ATGAAAATCGTCGTCATCGGAGGCTCCGGCCTCATCGGCAGCAAGCTGTGCGCCATCCTGCGCGCTCGCGGCCACGCGGTGCAGTCCGCCTCGCCCGGCACGGGCGTGAACACGGTCACCGGCGAGGGCCTGGACGGCGCCCTGCGCGGCGCCGACGTGGTGGTCGACGTGGCCAATTCGCCCTCCTTCGAGACCCAGGCCGTGCTCGACTTCTTCGACGCCTCCGGCCGCAACCTGCTGGCGGCGGAAGCGCGCGCCGGCGTCAGGCACCACGTCGCGCTGTCGGTGGTCGGCACCGACAAGCTGGAAGAAAGCGGCTACTTCCGCGGCAAGCTGCTGCAGGAAAAGCTGATCCGCGAAGCCGGCATCCCCTACACCATCGTGCGCGCCACCCAGTTCATGGAATTCCTGGGCGGGATCGCGCATTCGGGCACCGAGGGCGGCACCGTGCGCATGCCGCCGGCCTCGCTGCAGCCGATCGCCGCCGACGACGTGGCCGAGGCGATGGCCGACGCGGCCCTCGCGGCGCCGGTCAATGGCGTGGTCGAGATCGCCGGCCCGGAGCGCCAGAGCATGGGCGAGATGATCGGCCGCTACCTGCGCGCCACCGGCGACGAACGTCCGGTGGTGACCGACGACGATGCGCGCTATTTCGGCGCCAGGCTGGACGACGATCAGCTGGTGCCGCATGGCCAGGCGCGCCTCGGCAAGATCGGGCTGGACGCGTGGCTGGCGCGCCAGGGCGCCGGGAACTGA
- a CDS encoding response regulator transcription factor, translating to MQQLSHHVHIMHAEPLVSAGLHAFLAGRDDWTVTLDAKTPQGRRSARVLVCDHATGIALARQAVHGDAFVLVVTSLDKEWDVQVALANGVHGYLLQDCDADELARAVRVLLHGQRYLSAPIAAKVADSARRTSLTARQIDVLQLLGEGCCNKQIARRLGIGVGTVKTHVKGLMARLDATARTHAVVVAAQRGLITPGRRGIVHPYPI from the coding sequence ATGCAACAGCTTTCGCATCACGTTCATATCATGCACGCCGAACCGCTCGTGAGCGCAGGCCTGCATGCCTTCCTTGCCGGCCGGGACGACTGGACGGTCACGCTCGACGCCAAGACGCCCCAGGGGCGCCGCAGCGCCCGCGTATTGGTGTGCGACCACGCCACGGGCATCGCGCTGGCGCGCCAGGCAGTCCATGGAGACGCCTTCGTGCTGGTGGTCACCTCGCTCGACAAGGAGTGGGACGTCCAGGTGGCCCTCGCGAACGGCGTGCACGGCTACCTGCTGCAGGACTGCGACGCCGACGAGCTGGCGCGCGCCGTGCGCGTGCTGCTGCATGGCCAGCGCTACCTGAGCGCGCCGATCGCGGCCAAGGTGGCCGACAGCGCGCGCCGCACCAGCCTGACTGCGCGCCAGATCGACGTCCTGCAACTGCTGGGCGAAGGCTGCTGCAACAAGCAGATCGCGCGCCGGCTGGGGATAGGGGTAGGCACGGTGAAGACCCACGTCAAGGGCCTGATGGCGCGCCTGGATGCGACCGCGCGCACCCATGCGGTGGTGGTGGCGGCCCAGCGCGGGCTGATCACGCCGGGGCGGCGCGGGATCGTGCATCCTTATCCGATATAA
- a CDS encoding S8 family serine peptidase yields the protein MCAAVSLALASVSAVAGVGNGNGNGNGAQASAKAVGLMETDRIIVKYKDAVPAAKGGLARAAAVSGDRKAKLDRAGQQFGMTVRESHVISTGAQIFKLNGKRRLEDVRALAAEMMARDPSIEYAEPDRIMTHMATANDPMYSQQWHYTDSVGGLRLPTAWDKSTGSGVVVAVIDTGYRPHTDLSGQLLQGYDFITDTFIANDGNGRDSDASDPGDAIAVGECGGGQPTRAQNSSWHGTHVAGTVAARTNNSVGVAGVAYNAKIVPVRVLGKCGGYTSDIADAITWSSGGSVSGVPANANKARVLNLSLGGTGACDATTQNAINGARSRGAVVVVAAGNDAMNVSNASPANCSGVVAVAATGKTGGRASYSNYGTLIDVAAPGGDGSYSVISTLNSGTNAPASDNYAGYQGTSMATPHVAGVAALMLSVKSTLTPDQIESSLKSTARAFPASCSGCGTGIVDATAAVNAAIGGGTTPTGPTVNETESNNTLGTANLVSTSGTTVNGYFGSSTDTDYFRVDLPAGKTLSAVMTPNASSDYDLYVYNSAGTLLASSENGTGAVDSTSSANTGTAASTRYVRVVYYSGGTGATSGKYTLKLSW from the coding sequence ATGTGTGCAGCAGTCTCGCTGGCCCTCGCCTCGGTCTCGGCCGTGGCGGGTGTCGGCAATGGAAATGGCAACGGCAACGGCGCCCAGGCTTCGGCCAAGGCCGTGGGGCTGATGGAAACCGACCGCATCATCGTCAAGTACAAGGATGCGGTCCCGGCCGCCAAGGGCGGCCTGGCGCGCGCCGCGGCCGTCAGCGGCGACCGTAAGGCCAAGCTGGACCGCGCCGGCCAGCAGTTCGGCATGACCGTGCGCGAGAGCCACGTCATCTCGACCGGCGCCCAGATCTTCAAGCTCAATGGCAAGCGCCGCCTCGAAGACGTGCGCGCGCTGGCCGCCGAGATGATGGCGCGCGACCCCTCGATCGAATACGCCGAGCCGGACCGCATCATGACCCACATGGCGACCGCCAACGACCCGATGTACAGCCAGCAGTGGCACTACACGGATTCGGTGGGCGGCCTGCGCCTGCCCACCGCCTGGGACAAGTCGACCGGCAGCGGCGTGGTGGTGGCGGTGATCGACACCGGCTACCGTCCGCACACCGACCTGAGCGGCCAGCTGCTGCAGGGCTATGACTTCATCACCGATACCTTCATCGCCAACGACGGCAACGGCCGCGACAGCGACGCCAGCGACCCGGGCGACGCCATCGCCGTGGGCGAATGCGGCGGCGGCCAGCCGACCCGCGCCCAGAACTCGAGCTGGCACGGCACCCACGTGGCCGGCACCGTTGCAGCGCGCACCAACAACAGCGTCGGCGTCGCCGGCGTGGCCTACAACGCCAAGATCGTGCCGGTGCGCGTGCTCGGCAAGTGCGGCGGCTACACCTCCGACATCGCCGACGCGATCACCTGGTCCTCGGGCGGCAGCGTGAGCGGCGTGCCGGCCAACGCCAACAAGGCGCGCGTGCTCAACCTGTCGCTGGGCGGCACCGGCGCCTGCGACGCGACCACCCAGAACGCGATCAACGGCGCCCGCTCGCGCGGCGCGGTGGTGGTGGTGGCGGCCGGTAACGACGCCATGAACGTCAGCAACGCCAGCCCGGCCAACTGCTCGGGCGTGGTGGCCGTGGCCGCCACCGGCAAGACCGGCGGCCGCGCTTCGTACTCGAACTACGGCACCCTGATTGACGTGGCCGCGCCCGGCGGCGACGGCAGCTACAGCGTGATCTCGACCCTGAACTCGGGCACCAACGCGCCGGCTTCGGACAACTACGCCGGCTACCAGGGCACCTCGATGGCCACCCCGCACGTGGCCGGCGTGGCCGCGCTGATGCTGTCGGTGAAGTCGACCCTGACCCCGGACCAGATCGAATCGAGCCTCAAGTCGACCGCGCGCGCCTTCCCGGCGAGCTGCTCGGGCTGCGGCACCGGCATCGTGGACGCCACGGCCGCCGTCAACGCGGCGATCGGCGGCGGCACCACCCCGACCGGCCCGACCGTGAACGAGACCGAGTCGAACAACACGCTGGGAACCGCCAACCTGGTGAGCACCAGCGGCACCACCGTGAACGGCTATTTCGGCAGCAGCACCGACACCGACTACTTCCGTGTCGACCTGCCCGCCGGGAAGACCCTGAGCGCGGTGATGACGCCAAACGCCAGCTCGGACTACGACCTGTACGTGTACAACAGCGCCGGCACCCTGCTGGCGAGCAGCGAGAACGGCACCGGCGCGGTCGACAGCACCAGCTCGGCCAACACCGGCACCGCGGCCTCGACCCGTTACGTGCGCGTCGTGTACTACAGCGGCGGCACCGGGGCGACCAGCGGCAAGTACACCCTGAAGCTGAGCTGGTAA
- a CDS encoding Ohr family peroxiredoxin, translated as MAPLKAPPLQLLERYRGEEFLPLYTTTVAVTGGETGHGRASGVARSDDGQLELALRLPDALGGPGTGPNPEQLFAAAYGACFHGALNLLAERAGLSVEQARVDVRVAFGRDPVDGLYMLTADVRISLPGVERRVAEGLVRNAERLCPYTKMTRQGAAGTVALV; from the coding sequence ATGGCCCCCCTCAAGGCGCCGCCGCTCCAGCTGCTGGAGCGCTATCGGGGCGAGGAATTCCTGCCCTTGTACACGACCACGGTGGCGGTGACGGGGGGAGAAACCGGCCACGGTCGCGCGTCGGGCGTGGCGCGCTCGGATGACGGGCAACTGGAGCTGGCGCTGCGCCTGCCGGACGCGCTGGGCGGTCCGGGCACCGGCCCCAATCCCGAACAGCTGTTCGCCGCCGCCTACGGGGCCTGCTTCCACGGCGCGCTCAACCTGCTCGCCGAGCGCGCCGGCCTGAGCGTCGAGCAGGCGCGCGTCGACGTGCGGGTGGCCTTCGGCCGCGATCCGGTGGACGGCCTGTACATGCTGACGGCGGACGTCCGCATCAGCCTGCCGGGAGTCGAAAGGCGGGTGGCGGAAGGCCTGGTGCGCAACGCCGAACGCCTGTGCCCCTATACCAAGATGACACGCCAGGGCGCCGCAGGCACCGTAGCCCTGGTCTGA
- a CDS encoding diguanylate cyclase produces the protein MIDTQTFTLALGIGNIAFAVLMAGYTHGGAPSPGLRLWMWARLGMGISQLLGWARPHLGLALAPGLEGVAWILAVSVEVAAYCVFFGFTRWGRLLLPITALSSAVVLAAGSMGATHAELSRMVAGVVALYAATMAWILLRPRRFATRHAAGLRSASPLQLIIGVNDALFAAAVALSALDGLRGNALFGPGMAGEFAYLMGYLLMIVNGFGFLLLCKQKDDAEMERLATTDFLTGLPNRHAFLERAEQARLAAQRQRQPLALMMIDIDHFKQLNDRWGHASGDEALVVFARTARDVLREHETIGRLGGEEFAMILPGAQLDEAVQAAQRLRLAVRAATVITSGPSYTMTVSIGVVLLDPNEDLSGALARADHALYAAKRDGRDRVEIGEPGRRRA, from the coding sequence GTGATCGATACGCAGACTTTTACCCTGGCGCTGGGCATCGGCAATATTGCATTTGCCGTGCTGATGGCCGGGTATACCCACGGCGGCGCGCCCAGCCCGGGCCTGCGCCTGTGGATGTGGGCGCGCCTGGGCATGGGGATCAGCCAGTTGCTGGGCTGGGCCCGTCCCCACCTGGGGCTGGCGCTGGCGCCCGGGCTGGAAGGAGTGGCCTGGATCCTGGCGGTCTCGGTCGAGGTGGCCGCCTATTGCGTGTTCTTCGGTTTTACACGCTGGGGCCGCTTGCTGCTGCCGATCACGGCCCTGTCGTCGGCGGTCGTGCTGGCGGCGGGCAGCATGGGCGCCACCCACGCCGAGTTGAGCCGAATGGTGGCGGGCGTGGTGGCCTTGTACGCCGCCACCATGGCCTGGATCCTGCTGCGTCCGCGCCGCTTCGCCACCCGCCATGCGGCCGGCTTGCGCAGCGCCTCGCCGCTGCAGCTGATCATCGGCGTCAACGACGCCCTGTTCGCGGCTGCGGTGGCGCTGTCGGCCCTCGACGGCCTGCGGGGGAACGCGCTGTTCGGCCCCGGCATGGCCGGCGAATTCGCCTACCTGATGGGCTACCTCCTGATGATCGTCAACGGCTTCGGCTTCCTGCTGCTGTGCAAGCAGAAGGACGACGCCGAGATGGAGCGCCTGGCCACCACCGACTTTCTCACCGGCCTGCCCAACCGCCACGCCTTCCTGGAGCGCGCCGAGCAGGCGCGCCTGGCGGCGCAGCGCCAGCGCCAGCCGCTCGCGCTGATGATGATCGACATCGATCACTTCAAGCAGCTCAACGACCGCTGGGGTCATGCCAGCGGCGACGAGGCGCTGGTGGTGTTCGCCCGCACCGCGCGCGACGTGCTGCGCGAGCACGAGACCATCGGCCGCCTGGGCGGAGAAGAGTTCGCGATGATCCTGCCCGGCGCCCAGCTGGACGAGGCGGTCCAGGCCGCGCAGCGCCTGCGCCTGGCGGTGCGCGCGGCCACCGTGATCACCAGCGGCCCCTCGTACACCATGACGGTCAGCATCGGCGTGGTGCTGCTCGATCCGAACGAAGACCTGAGCGGGGCGCTGGCGCGCGCCGACCACGCGCTGTATGCGGCCAAGCGCGACGGCCGCGACCGGGTCGAGATCGGGGAGCCGGGCCGCCGCCGCGCCTGA